One Aerococcus urinaeequi DNA segment encodes these proteins:
- the ligA gene encoding NAD-dependent DNA ligase LigA produces the protein MTKDNQQSIDVARIEALTHLLNDYAYQYYALDNPTISDTEYDKLYRELQDLEAKYPTFIQAESPTQRVGDAVSEAFTKVTHSQPMMSLGNAFNFEEVAKFVADAKKNVGEHIRFVCELKIDGLSVAIQYENGRYVRAATRGDGVVGEDITNNVRTIKSVPMKLRQDIDIEVRGEIYMPKDAFLALNEKREEAGLPTFANPRNSAAGSIRQLDSKVTASRNLNIFLYSGVFSDQLPIKSQQDLFQHFPDYGLRVNPLTRVCETFEGIQAYIEEMTAKRHELSYGIDGIVIKVDDFSDQETLGYTVKAPKWAIAYKFQAEEVETTIHDIEWTVGRTGVVTPTAIMEPVLLDGSTVQRASLHNMDLIEAKDIRLNDTVVIHKAGDIIPEVVTVVLDKRPEDSTPYPKPTTCPVCHSDLVHLEDEVALRCVNPACPAQAKEKLYHFVSRNAMNITGVGPSVLEQMYDKANVHSPADLYQVKKDQLMALDKVGDKASDKIIQAIEASKENSLERLLFGLGIRHVGAKAARQIAEVYPSMQEIMTKEITDLTNIEGIGETIADSIVAFFATDGARKTIDALVENGVNMKYKGPVKAEVEAIDSFWAGKTIVLTGKLSQYTRPEAKKAIEALGGNVTGSVSKKTDILVAGEDAGSKLAKAENLGVTVFSEQDMVDKL, from the coding sequence ATGACAAAGGATAACCAACAAAGTATTGATGTTGCGCGTATTGAAGCCTTAACCCATCTCTTGAATGACTATGCCTACCAATACTATGCCTTAGATAATCCAACGATTTCGGATACCGAATACGACAAACTTTACCGTGAGTTACAGGATTTAGAAGCCAAGTACCCAACTTTCATTCAAGCTGAATCGCCAACGCAACGGGTGGGGGACGCTGTGTCCGAAGCCTTCACTAAGGTAACCCATTCACAACCGATGATGTCCCTAGGTAATGCCTTTAATTTTGAAGAAGTAGCTAAATTTGTAGCAGATGCAAAGAAAAATGTTGGCGAACATATACGCTTTGTATGTGAGTTGAAAATTGATGGTTTATCAGTAGCTATTCAATATGAAAATGGCCGTTATGTCAGAGCAGCCACTCGGGGGGATGGTGTTGTTGGGGAAGATATTACCAACAATGTTCGTACCATTAAATCAGTCCCTATGAAACTTCGCCAAGATATTGATATCGAGGTGCGCGGCGAAATCTACATGCCTAAGGATGCCTTTTTGGCCTTAAATGAAAAACGTGAAGAAGCAGGCTTGCCAACTTTCGCTAACCCGCGGAATTCAGCTGCTGGATCAATCCGTCAATTGGATTCAAAAGTCACAGCCAGTCGTAACTTGAATATTTTCTTATACTCTGGGGTCTTTTCTGATCAATTACCGATCAAGAGCCAACAAGACTTATTCCAACATTTCCCAGACTATGGCTTGCGTGTAAACCCGTTAACCAGAGTGTGTGAAACTTTCGAAGGAATTCAAGCCTACATTGAAGAAATGACTGCTAAACGTCACGAATTGTCTTACGGTATTGATGGGATTGTTATCAAGGTAGACGATTTTAGTGACCAAGAAACTTTGGGCTATACGGTTAAGGCACCGAAATGGGCGATTGCCTACAAATTCCAAGCCGAAGAAGTGGAAACGACCATCCATGATATCGAGTGGACGGTTGGGCGTACAGGTGTAGTGACTCCAACTGCCATTATGGAACCAGTTTTATTAGACGGGTCAACCGTTCAACGGGCTAGCCTCCACAATATGGACTTGATTGAGGCTAAAGATATCCGCCTAAATGATACAGTGGTCATCCATAAGGCGGGGGATATTATTCCAGAAGTGGTGACGGTTGTTTTAGATAAGCGACCTGAAGATTCAACGCCGTATCCAAAACCAACGACTTGTCCGGTTTGCCATAGCGACCTAGTCCATTTAGAGGATGAAGTGGCCTTGAGATGTGTGAACCCAGCTTGTCCAGCCCAAGCAAAAGAGAAGTTGTATCATTTCGTGTCGCGAAACGCCATGAATATTACCGGTGTTGGCCCATCTGTCCTAGAACAAATGTATGACAAGGCCAATGTCCATAGTCCAGCTGACTTATACCAAGTCAAGAAAGACCAATTGATGGCCTTAGACAAGGTTGGGGACAAGGCGTCAGATAAGATTATCCAAGCTATTGAAGCTTCCAAAGAAAACTCACTTGAGCGCTTATTATTTGGTTTAGGCATTCGTCATGTTGGGGCGAAAGCTGCTCGTCAGATTGCTGAAGTATACCCAAGCATGCAAGAAATTATGACCAAGGAAATAACCGATTTAACCAATATTGAAGGAATTGGCGAAACCATCGCGGATTCTATAGTTGCCTTTTTTGCTACAGACGGCGCGCGCAAAACCATTGACGCCCTAGTGGAAAATGGTGTCAACATGAAGTACAAGGGGCCGGTTAAAGCAGAAGTTGAAGCCATCGATTCCTTCTGGGCCGGCAAAACAATCGTCCTAACTGGGAAATTATCTCAGTACACAAGACCGGAAGCCAAGAAAGCTATCGAAGCCTTAGGTGGTAACGTTACAGGGTCCGTTTCTAAGAAGACGGATATCCTAGTTGCCGGGGAAGATGCAGGGTCAAAATTGGCCAAAGCAGAAAACTTAGGCGTTACTGTATTTTCTGAACAAGACATGGTTGACAAGTTATAA
- a CDS encoding UvrD-helicase domain-containing protein — protein sequence MMALNQFTKGLNDRQKEAVEHTEGPLLIMAGAGSGKTRVLTHRMAYILSEKDVNPWNILAITFTNKAAKEMKERVSALVGPDANDMWVSTFHAMCVRILRREAEAIGFTRSFTIADPSEQQTLIKRIIKELNLDKDKFSHKMLLGRISDAKNNLMLPDDYRQNYSGYIEDVVADVYERYQKGLQAAQSFDFDDLIMYTVKLFDQQPDILKYYQQKFHYIHVDEYQDTNEAQYKLVKHLGGYFHNVCVVGDADQSIYGWRGANMENILNFEKDYPKSTTILLEQNYRSTKNILQAANNVINKNTYRKDKTLWTDNNQGELISYYRAQNERDETNYVIGKIKDAIKGQNKRYGDIAILYRTNAQSRVMEENLVKANMPYRIVGGLKFYDRKEIKDILAYLRLLANPSDNLSFTRIINVPKRGIGPGTLDKLNTFASQQGISLLQAATLVDHSPITGKGATNLKAFGKMMANLQTQREFLAIQDLVEEILAQTGYLKDLENQKTLEADARIDNIHEFISVTQEFDKRWEAEQEDREQAAQIAAQEEADRPTELQEANLNQSDVNPGNNPLNPDGTFNLFDLEGIQAELDGVIDNNPAEDDALMGFITDLSLVSDLDNQEIDQQGELTLMTLHAAKGLEFPIVFIIGMEEGMFPLARAAKEESELEEERRLAYVGITRAEEKLYLTNSLSRLLYGKYQSNPVSRFIAEIDDELLDDSENERSIFQPSGGSLSDLPFGSSSSSGFGSSSSSGSGSGSGATFAADYASKRKRASNTYERANAKSYYERKKEAKRSVFDPVTANKDIKTVDGPVTWAIGDKAVHKKWGVGTVVKVSGTGNDQELDIAFPNQGIKRLLSAFAPIEKQA from the coding sequence ATGATGGCATTGAATCAATTTACGAAGGGGCTTAATGATCGACAAAAGGAAGCTGTTGAGCATACCGAGGGGCCGCTATTAATTATGGCTGGTGCTGGTAGTGGGAAAACACGTGTTTTGACTCACCGCATGGCCTATATTTTAAGTGAAAAAGATGTGAATCCTTGGAATATTTTGGCGATTACATTTACCAACAAGGCCGCTAAGGAAATGAAAGAACGAGTTTCAGCTCTAGTAGGCCCGGATGCCAATGATATGTGGGTATCCACTTTTCACGCTATGTGTGTACGTATTTTAAGAAGAGAAGCTGAGGCAATTGGTTTTACAAGGTCCTTTACCATAGCTGATCCATCAGAACAGCAAACCCTTATCAAACGTATTATTAAAGAATTAAACTTAGATAAGGATAAATTCTCTCATAAAATGCTGCTAGGGCGTATTTCTGATGCGAAGAATAACTTAATGCTACCAGATGACTACCGTCAAAATTATTCTGGATATATAGAAGATGTAGTGGCAGATGTATATGAACGCTACCAGAAAGGTCTTCAAGCAGCGCAATCTTTCGACTTCGACGATTTAATTATGTATACCGTTAAATTATTTGACCAACAGCCAGATATTCTGAAATACTACCAACAAAAATTTCACTATATCCATGTGGATGAATATCAAGATACCAACGAAGCCCAATATAAATTGGTCAAACACCTAGGAGGGTACTTCCATAATGTGTGTGTAGTAGGGGATGCTGACCAGTCTATTTATGGTTGGCGTGGTGCCAATATGGAAAATATCTTGAACTTCGAAAAGGATTATCCAAAATCAACCACTATCCTATTGGAACAAAATTATCGGTCTACTAAAAATATCTTGCAGGCGGCCAATAATGTCATCAATAAAAACACCTATCGTAAGGATAAGACCCTTTGGACAGATAATAACCAGGGTGAATTGATTTCTTATTACCGGGCGCAAAATGAGCGTGACGAGACCAACTATGTCATCGGTAAAATTAAAGATGCTATTAAAGGTCAAAACAAGCGTTACGGTGACATTGCCATTCTGTATAGAACCAATGCTCAGTCCCGAGTAATGGAGGAGAATTTGGTCAAGGCCAACATGCCTTACCGGATCGTTGGCGGTCTAAAATTCTACGACCGCAAGGAAATTAAAGACATTCTAGCTTACCTACGTCTACTGGCCAATCCATCTGATAACCTATCATTTACGCGTATTATCAACGTGCCTAAACGTGGTATTGGACCAGGAACCCTAGATAAATTAAACACATTCGCCAGCCAGCAAGGGATTTCCCTTTTACAGGCGGCAACCCTAGTCGACCATTCACCAATCACTGGTAAAGGTGCTACGAATTTAAAGGCTTTCGGCAAAATGATGGCCAATCTCCAAACGCAACGCGAATTCTTAGCCATCCAAGACTTAGTCGAGGAAATTTTAGCGCAAACCGGCTACTTAAAGGACTTGGAAAATCAGAAAACACTTGAAGCTGACGCCCGCATCGACAATATTCACGAGTTCATTTCGGTAACCCAAGAGTTCGACAAACGTTGGGAAGCTGAGCAAGAAGACCGCGAACAAGCAGCGCAAATTGCGGCCCAAGAAGAAGCGGACCGGCCGACAGAATTACAAGAAGCCAACCTCAACCAAAGTGACGTGAATCCGGGCAATAACCCACTCAATCCAGATGGTACCTTCAATTTATTCGACCTTGAAGGGATTCAAGCAGAACTTGATGGTGTGATTGACAACAATCCGGCTGAAGATGATGCCTTGATGGGCTTTATCACGGATTTATCATTGGTATCAGATTTAGACAACCAAGAAATTGACCAACAAGGGGAATTGACCTTGATGACTTTACATGCGGCTAAAGGACTTGAGTTCCCAATTGTTTTCATTATTGGGATGGAAGAGGGCATGTTCCCACTAGCCCGTGCTGCTAAGGAAGAGTCGGAACTTGAAGAGGAACGACGACTTGCTTATGTAGGCATTACCCGAGCGGAAGAGAAATTATACTTAACCAATTCATTGTCGCGCTTGCTTTACGGGAAATACCAGTCCAACCCAGTTTCGCGATTTATCGCAGAAATTGATGACGAATTATTAGACGACAGCGAAAATGAGCGGTCTATTTTCCAACCATCTGGCGGCAGTCTATCAGACTTACCATTTGGTAGCAGCAGCTCATCAGGTTTCGGTTCATCATCTTCATCCGGCTCAGGATCTGGCTCAGGCGCAACTTTTGCGGCAGATTATGCCAGCAAACGTAAACGAGCGTCCAACACCTATGAAAGAGCCAATGCCAAGTCTTACTATGAACGCAAGAAAGAAGCGAAACGGTCAGTATTTGACCCAGTTACCGCTAATAAAGATATTAAAACAGTAGATGGTCCAGTAACCTGGGCTATCGGCGATAAAGCCGTCCACAAAAAATGGGGTGTTGGGACAGTTGTCAAGGTTTCAGGTACTGGCAATGACCAAGAGCTAGATATCGCTTTCCCTAATCAAGGGATCAAGCGTCTATTATCTGCCTTCGCCCCAATTGAGAAACAAGCTTAA